One region of Olleya sp. Hel_I_94 genomic DNA includes:
- a CDS encoding conjugal transfer protein: MLSALFVVLIGSKASAQGMPVYDNTNFISFVKSLLESGKQTANLMKTVKFLKTQKENIDKVNNVIKQLQAVRELARNNQRLFDVVQDDLREILNSPFIKPNEVTRISDSFDAILQNSMAGMEYIDQILSSDNLKMTDAERAEVLKEKELESKEMVAEIEAKTRRYREIIQFREMQYKINNRETDY, translated from the coding sequence ATGTTATCCGCACTATTTGTAGTGCTAATTGGAAGTAAGGCTTCGGCCCAGGGGATGCCTGTGTATGACAACACAAACTTTATCTCTTTTGTAAAATCATTATTGGAATCAGGTAAACAAACCGCCAATTTAATGAAGACGGTAAAATTCCTTAAAACCCAAAAAGAGAATATCGATAAGGTAAACAATGTCATCAAACAACTTCAAGCAGTCAGGGAACTGGCAAGAAACAACCAACGATTGTTTGATGTTGTACAGGATGATTTGAGGGAAATCCTCAATTCCCCTTTTATTAAACCAAATGAAGTTACACGCATTTCAGATTCCTTTGATGCCATCCTTCAGAACTCTATGGCTGGTATGGAATATATCGACCAAATATTGTCCAGCGACAATCTGAAAATGACCGATGCCGAACGTGCCGAAGTCCTTAAAGAAAAAGAGCTGGAATCCAAGGAAATGGTAGCGGAAATTGAGGCAAAAACCAGACGCTATCGAGAGATTATTCAATTTCGAGAAATGCAGTACAAAATCAATAACCGAGAAACCGATTACTAA
- a CDS encoding conjugal transfer protein TraK, producing the protein MKTPYKNIYNILKLNRFIVLTVVIGAVLTCVISVLMVIKLHKETVNNAFVVNSDGSVIPLKLVSQQENLKVEVLAQLELFHTYFYNIDASNYEKNLEKALWLGNSSVDALYRQKKADGVYNRLLQYSLVQKVLNIESKVDIQNEPYKFETKTIFEINRGTITDTYELTTIGNLIHVDRNFPNNTHGLLITNFFESTLRKLENYESRKK; encoded by the coding sequence ATGAAAACACCATATAAGAATATTTACAACATCTTAAAGCTCAATCGCTTTATAGTATTGACCGTCGTTATTGGAGCTGTGCTCACGTGCGTCATTTCCGTTTTGATGGTCATAAAGCTGCATAAAGAAACAGTTAATAATGCTTTTGTAGTCAATTCGGACGGAAGTGTTATTCCCTTGAAACTGGTATCTCAACAAGAAAATTTAAAAGTAGAAGTCTTGGCACAATTGGAGTTGTTTCACACTTATTTCTATAACATTGATGCCAGCAATTACGAAAAGAACTTGGAGAAAGCCCTTTGGTTGGGTAATAGTTCTGTAGATGCTCTGTACCGACAGAAAAAAGCCGATGGAGTTTATAACCGTTTGTTGCAATACTCGTTGGTTCAAAAAGTATTGAATATCGAATCCAAAGTTGATATTCAAAACGAACCCTACAAGTTTGAAACGAAAACCATTTTTGAAATCAATAGAGGTACTATCACAGATACTTATGAGTTGACCACTATTGGAAATTTGATTCACGTAGATAGAAACTTTCCAAACAATACCCACGGACTGCTAATTACCAACTTTTTTGAAAGCACATTACGAAAATTAGAAAATTATGAAAGTAGAAAAAAATAA
- the traM gene encoding conjugative transposon protein TraM: protein MKVEKNKIVFAIVLVCILLFIGGYAMLILGEDEEPTIENNQIPVPELEDDQKEYDSKLDALNDLKEVRETNAPSIYDERLLDSTGVYDPDLLDKKKMQMVDSIYQQGQIRYSDRTFENINPRYYPPKPPVKKEKDTTDAIEEQETNVEAKERALEHQLFFASHPIENEDLNSKNTDDFIYVRVDGTQTVKTNYRLQMRLIKDATIYGQRYSKNTPIYGFVNFKPNRTIIDIENINHQPVKLKAYDFQDGSEGIYVENSFRAEVTNEIVGDMVDDINITGVPQVSGFKKIFQRNHKNVKVTITDNYKLILRLPKTKYQGKPIMGN, encoded by the coding sequence ATGAAAGTAGAAAAAAATAAAATAGTCTTTGCCATCGTGTTGGTATGCATCCTGCTTTTTATAGGTGGCTATGCAATGCTTATATTGGGCGAGGACGAAGAACCGACCATTGAGAACAACCAGATTCCTGTACCGGAACTGGAAGACGACCAAAAGGAATACGATTCCAAATTGGATGCCCTAAACGACTTAAAGGAAGTTAGGGAAACCAACGCACCCAGCATTTATGATGAACGGCTGTTGGATTCCACAGGCGTATATGACCCTGATTTATTGGACAAGAAAAAAATGCAGATGGTAGATAGCATTTACCAACAAGGGCAGATTCGATATTCAGATAGAACGTTTGAAAATATTAATCCAAGATACTATCCACCAAAACCACCTGTTAAGAAGGAAAAAGACACAACGGATGCTATTGAAGAGCAAGAAACGAACGTGGAAGCCAAAGAACGTGCTTTGGAGCATCAACTCTTTTTTGCTTCGCATCCTATTGAAAATGAGGATTTGAATTCAAAAAATACCGATGATTTCATTTATGTACGAGTAGATGGCACACAAACAGTTAAAACCAATTATCGCTTACAAATGCGGTTGATAAAAGATGCTACCATTTATGGACAACGCTATTCCAAGAATACGCCTATTTATGGATTTGTCAATTTTAAACCCAATCGCACCATCATAGACATTGAGAATATCAATCATCAACCAGTAAAATTGAAAGCCTATGATTTTCAGGATGGTAGCGAAGGCATTTATGTTGAAAACAGTTTTAGAGCAGAAGTTACCAATGAAATTGTTGGCGATATGGTGGACGACATTAATATTACTGGTGTTCCGCAAGTAAGCGGTTTCAAGAAAATATTCCAACGTAACCATAAAAACGTAAAGGTTACGATAACCGATAATTACAAACTCATTTTAAGACTTCCTAAAACAAAATATCAAGGAAAGCCCATAATGGGCAATTAA
- a CDS encoding DUF4138 domain-containing protein has product MKTYITLLLLICSMSISAQQPLDTIYANDQKNVALFFPNPIRQGITGASNFVFTYNREKEQYFGLLQAKPGTESNLLTVTSDGRVYSYILKYSEKLPELNYFINENESIGSELPEKIKQKPEVKPLNEYANRITHFQKFSEYLLKSNFERIETKRKKGIKVQLQKIAYDASEVYLVIEVKNRSGIDFEIDYIKVYRTNGNKKRKASYQRLQQEVIYKHKMPYSITDGESQCFVYVVPKFVLGDNEKLMLELKELKGSRKMILETKI; this is encoded by the coding sequence ATGAAAACATATATCACATTACTGTTATTGATTTGTTCAATGTCAATTTCAGCACAGCAACCCCTTGACACTATTTACGCCAACGACCAGAAAAACGTTGCCCTGTTTTTTCCAAACCCTATTCGACAAGGAATTACAGGAGCTTCCAATTTTGTATTCACCTATAATCGTGAGAAAGAGCAGTATTTCGGTTTGTTACAGGCGAAGCCTGGAACAGAAAGCAACCTATTGACCGTTACAAGTGATGGTCGCGTTTATTCTTATATTTTGAAATATTCTGAAAAACTTCCAGAACTGAATTATTTTATCAATGAAAATGAAAGCATTGGCAGTGAACTTCCGGAAAAGATTAAGCAGAAGCCAGAAGTTAAACCGTTGAACGAATATGCAAATAGAATAACACATTTTCAAAAATTCAGCGAGTATTTATTAAAATCCAACTTTGAGCGTATTGAAACCAAACGCAAAAAAGGAATTAAAGTCCAATTACAAAAAATAGCGTATGATGCTTCTGAAGTGTATTTGGTTATAGAGGTCAAGAACAGGTCTGGAATCGATTTTGAAATTGACTACATTAAAGTTTATAGAACCAACGGAAACAAAAAGCGTAAAGCCTCTTACCAAAGATTACAACAAGAAGTTATTTACAAACACAAAATGCCATATTCCATTACTGATGGAGAAAGTCAATGCTTTGTGTATGTAGTTCCAAAGTTTGTTTTAGGCGACAACGAAAAGTTAATGCTGGAGCTGAAGGAGCTAAAAGGGAGCAGAAAAATGATTTTGGAAACCAAAATTTAA
- a CDS encoding cation diffusion facilitator family transporter produces the protein MNNEQTAIRTTYFSIIGNTALALIKGLAGFFGNSYALIADAIESTTDIFASFLVLLGFKYAKRPADENHPYGHGKIEPLITFGVVTFLVVSATIIAYESIQNIQTPHKIPKSWTLIVLGLIIAWKEISFQIVIKKSKQTNSSSLKADAWHHRSDAITSVMAFIGISIAIIYGKGYETADDWAALFASGFILYNSYLILRPALGEVMDEQLYDELIIEIREKSTEVQGVLGTEKCFIRKSGMKFHVDLHAIVNNEISVKSGHDIAHKLKDHLQKEIPNLGHILIHIEPN, from the coding sequence ATGAATAACGAACAAACCGCAATACGAACAACTTATTTCAGCATAATTGGGAATACTGCTTTAGCCTTAATTAAAGGACTTGCGGGATTTTTTGGAAATTCTTATGCTTTAATTGCAGATGCGATTGAATCGACAACGGATATTTTTGCTTCATTTTTAGTTTTATTAGGTTTTAAATATGCAAAACGACCAGCGGACGAAAATCATCCCTATGGACACGGCAAAATTGAGCCATTAATTACCTTTGGAGTTGTTACATTCCTTGTTGTTTCTGCCACAATAATCGCCTATGAAAGTATTCAAAACATTCAAACACCTCATAAAATCCCGAAATCTTGGACTTTGATTGTGCTAGGTCTAATAATAGCTTGGAAAGAAATCTCATTTCAAATTGTAATTAAAAAAAGTAAACAAACAAATAGTTCATCATTAAAAGCAGATGCTTGGCATCATAGAAGTGATGCCATAACTTCGGTAATGGCCTTTATCGGTATTTCGATAGCAATCATATATGGAAAAGGTTATGAAACAGCAGATGATTGGGCTGCCTTATTCGCTTCTGGATTCATTTTATATAATAGTTATTTAATATTACGTCCAGCTTTAGGAGAAGTTATGGACGAACAACTTTATGACGAACTGATAATTGAAATTAGAGAAAAATCAACAGAAGTTCAAGGTGTTTTAGGAACAGAGAAATGTTTTATTAGAAAATCCGGAATGAAATTCCACGTGGATTTACACGCAATTGTGAATAATGAAATTTCGGTAAAATCTGGTCACGACATTGCTCATAAGTTAAAAGACCATTTACAAAAAGAAATACCGAATTTAGGACACATACTAATTCATATTGAACCGAATTAA
- a CDS encoding ORF6N domain-containing protein: MELSIIKNKIHNIQGNKVILDFDLAELYEVETRVLKQAVRRNLKRFPDDFMFQLSKDEWKEVITNCDNLPENIKFSPATPFAFTEQGVAMLSSVLNSDKAIDVNISIMRAFVALRQHLTDYSNLKEHIAQLEKEMNIKFKDIHQALNYLLQKDKVQIEQHNRERIGFKTDRKD, encoded by the coding sequence ATGGAACTATCTATAATAAAAAATAAAATCCATAATATTCAAGGAAACAAAGTTATTCTTGATTTTGACCTTGCTGAACTCTATGAAGTAGAAACTAGAGTACTAAAACAAGCGGTTAGACGTAATCTTAAACGTTTCCCCGATGATTTTATGTTTCAGCTTTCAAAAGATGAGTGGAAAGAGGTTATCACAAATTGTGACAACCTTCCAGAGAACATTAAATTTAGTCCTGCCACTCCGTTTGCCTTTACCGAACAGGGCGTGGCAATGCTTTCTAGCGTACTTAACAGCGACAAGGCCATTGACGTAAATATATCTATTATGCGTGCATTTGTAGCGTTACGGCAGCATCTTACAGATTATAGCAACCTTAAAGAACATATAGCCCAACTTGAAAAAGAAATGAATATCAAATTTAAGGACATTCATCAGGCTTTGAATTATTTACTGCAAAAGGACAAGGTACAGATTGAACAGCATAACAGGGAACGAATTGGTTTTAAAACGGATAGGAAAGATTAG
- a CDS encoding site-specific integrase: MKTSSTFSILFWADFSRAKNDQASIYARITVNGKRATISLKRKVLVSDWDVHKNRARGTNQKSRILNSYLDETYNHLFKCYRDLMNEHKLITAQVVKARYFGNDENNRSITDIINYHNEDMVNKLKWGTQKNYYTTQSYISKFLSKSYKTTDLYLRELDYHFIIKFEKYLRDYIPEDHQKPMGNNTVMKHIERFRKMINLSFKLGWIQRDPFINFKSKFIKNERGFLSLEELQEIENKQFSIPRLELVKDLFVFSCYTSLSYIDVIHLTADNICIGIDGELWIYYKREKTTKPIRIPLLPKAMQIVEKYKSNRKSISQGSIFPKISNQKLNSYLKEIADVCGIKKNLTFHIARHTFATTVTLSNGMPIETVSKLLGHSRISTTQIYAKVIERKVSDDMQKLRAQFNEIENESISKVVSQNS, from the coding sequence ATGAAAACATCTTCCACCTTCAGTATTTTGTTCTGGGCGGACTTCTCCAGGGCAAAAAATGACCAAGCATCAATTTACGCAAGAATTACGGTAAATGGTAAACGGGCTACCATCAGTTTAAAACGAAAAGTTTTAGTTTCTGATTGGGATGTCCATAAAAACAGAGCTCGGGGAACAAATCAGAAATCAAGAATTCTAAACAGTTATTTAGATGAAACTTACAATCATCTGTTTAAATGTTATCGCGATTTAATGAATGAGCATAAATTGATTACCGCACAGGTCGTTAAGGCTCGATATTTCGGTAATGACGAAAATAATCGTTCCATTACAGATATTATCAATTACCATAATGAAGATATGGTAAACAAATTAAAGTGGGGAACACAAAAAAATTATTACACTACACAGAGTTATATCTCCAAATTTTTATCGAAATCCTATAAGACCACAGACCTTTATTTACGGGAACTTGATTATCACTTTATCATAAAGTTTGAGAAATATCTCCGGGACTACATACCAGAAGACCATCAAAAGCCAATGGGCAACAATACCGTAATGAAGCATATCGAGCGTTTTAGAAAGATGATAAATTTATCGTTTAAATTGGGTTGGATTCAACGCGACCCATTTATCAATTTCAAATCTAAATTCATTAAAAACGAAAGAGGCTTTTTAAGTCTCGAAGAGCTTCAAGAGATAGAAAATAAACAATTTAGCATTCCAAGATTGGAATTGGTAAAGGATTTGTTTGTTTTTAGTTGCTATACCAGTTTAAGTTATATCGATGTCATCCATTTAACTGCGGATAATATCTGTATTGGCATCGATGGCGAACTTTGGATTTATTACAAACGGGAAAAGACGACAAAGCCCATACGAATACCTTTGTTGCCAAAGGCGATGCAAATTGTTGAAAAATACAAGAGCAACCGTAAATCAATATCACAAGGAAGTATATTTCCTAAAATCTCAAATCAAAAACTAAATTCTTATTTAAAGGAAATTGCTGATGTTTGTGGTATTAAAAAGAACCTTACTTTCCACATTGCCCGACATACATTTGCTACAACGGTTACATTAAGTAATGGTATGCCCATTGAGACGGTTTCAAAATTGTTGGGTCACTCCCGAATATCTACAACCCAAATTTATGCTAAAGTCATTGAACGTAAAGTAAGTGATGATATGCAAAAATTAAGGGCTCAATTCAATGAGATAGAAAATGAATCTATCTCTAAAGTGGTTTCTCAAAATTCATAA
- the udk gene encoding uridine kinase, which yields MLIIGIAGGTGCGKTTVVNQILNQLPEGEVGIISQDSYYKDTSHLSYDERIKINFDHPRSIDFDLLEQHLKDLKDGQIIEQPVYSFVKHNRTGDTIKTKPRKVMIVEGILILTHPELREMFDIKIFVHADSDERLIRRLKRDITERGRDIDEVLARYQNTLKPMHQQFIQPMMEYADIIIPNNKYNTVAVDIVKTIINEKLQ from the coding sequence ATGCTTATAATTGGAATTGCAGGAGGTACTGGTTGTGGAAAAACAACAGTTGTTAATCAAATTTTAAATCAGTTGCCTGAAGGCGAAGTTGGGATAATTTCTCAAGATTCGTATTATAAAGATACAAGTCACTTGTCGTATGACGAACGAATCAAAATCAACTTTGACCATCCAAGATCCATAGATTTTGATTTGTTAGAACAACATCTAAAAGATTTAAAAGATGGACAAATCATAGAACAACCTGTGTATTCATTTGTAAAACACAACAGAACAGGAGACACCATCAAAACAAAACCTAGAAAAGTTATGATAGTGGAAGGTATTTTGATACTAACACATCCTGAGCTAAGAGAAATGTTTGATATTAAAATATTTGTTCATGCAGACAGCGACGAACGATTAATAAGAAGATTAAAACGAGATATCACTGAACGCGGAAGAGATATAGACGAGGTTTTAGCAAGATACCAAAATACACTAAAACCAATGCATCAACAGTTTATACAACCAATGATGGAATATGCTGACATAATAATACCTAACAATAAATATAATACTGTAGCAGTGGACATTGTTAAGACTATTATTAACGAAAAACTACAATAA
- a CDS encoding FtsB family cell division protein: protein MKWYKNIYIIILISFGVWMIFFDTNSLISHHEVNQEYNKLEDEKNYYKKEIAKDKKAIKKLSTEDGLETFAREKYYMKKENEDIYIIEYEDSLKIKNND, encoded by the coding sequence ATGAAGTGGTACAAAAACATATATATAATTATCCTTATCAGTTTTGGTGTATGGATGATTTTTTTTGACACCAACTCATTAATAAGTCATCACGAAGTCAACCAAGAATACAACAAGCTGGAAGACGAGAAAAATTACTATAAAAAAGAAATTGCAAAAGATAAAAAAGCTATAAAAAAACTAAGTACAGAAGATGGTTTAGAGACTTTTGCAAGAGAAAAATATTACATGAAAAAAGAAAACGAGGATATTTATATCATCGAGTATGAAGACAGTTTAAAAATTAAAAACAATGACTAA
- a CDS encoding methylmalonyl-CoA mutase subunit beta: MTKSLFSAFEKVSSKAWKQKIQVDLKGADYNNTLIWKTTEGIDVRPFYHQDEMLDTLKLQPQQWSVGQIIFVQNEKASNRKAIDAIERGAETIKFIIPNKETSALKTLENIDLNATKIQLELLFSDSEYISNLNTINSNIQVIVDPIGHLAATGNWFETTNNAVVLSNQITVNTTTYQNAGASIVQQLAYGLAHLNEYFNDKTNNSAELKKVYFNTAVGTNYFFEIAKLRALRSLYNTLAAEYNCQAQLIINVIPTKRNKTIYDYNTNMLRTTTECMSAILGGANTVFNLPYDAIYHKDNEFGERIARNQLLILKNESYFDVVNNASDGSYYIETLTTQLAEKALILFKDIEANGGFIAQLKEGIIQKKIKESATKEQELFDNGKIILLGTNKHPNKDDKMKDELELFPFLKTNPRKTLIIPIIEKRLAETLEQNRLKTE, translated from the coding sequence ATGACTAAATCCCTTTTTTCTGCATTTGAAAAAGTATCATCTAAAGCTTGGAAACAAAAAATCCAAGTAGACTTAAAAGGTGCTGATTACAACAATACACTAATTTGGAAAACGACTGAAGGTATTGATGTACGTCCTTTTTATCATCAAGATGAAATGTTGGATACTTTAAAACTACAACCACAACAATGGTCTGTTGGTCAAATTATTTTTGTTCAAAATGAAAAAGCATCTAATCGTAAAGCCATAGATGCTATAGAAAGAGGTGCAGAAACCATTAAATTTATAATTCCAAATAAAGAAACTTCAGCTTTAAAAACACTTGAGAATATAGATTTAAACGCTACTAAAATACAATTAGAATTACTATTTTCAGATTCAGAATATATTAGTAACCTAAACACAATAAATTCTAATATACAAGTTATTGTTGACCCTATTGGACATTTGGCAGCTACAGGAAATTGGTTTGAAACCACTAACAATGCGGTTGTTTTATCAAATCAAATTACAGTCAATACCACGACTTATCAAAATGCAGGTGCTTCAATTGTACAACAATTAGCTTACGGATTAGCACATTTAAATGAATACTTTAACGATAAAACCAACAATAGTGCGGAGTTAAAAAAAGTTTATTTTAATACAGCTGTTGGTACTAACTATTTTTTTGAAATTGCAAAACTTAGAGCCTTACGCTCGCTATACAATACCTTAGCAGCAGAGTACAATTGCCAAGCTCAATTAATTATTAATGTTATTCCTACCAAACGTAATAAAACAATCTACGATTACAACACCAATATGTTACGTACTACTACAGAATGCATGAGTGCTATACTTGGTGGTGCAAACACAGTATTTAATTTACCTTACGATGCCATTTACCATAAAGACAACGAGTTTGGAGAGCGTATAGCACGTAATCAACTTTTAATTTTAAAAAACGAAAGCTATTTTGACGTTGTAAATAATGCATCAGATGGTAGTTATTATATTGAAACTTTAACAACACAGTTAGCTGAAAAAGCTTTAATCTTATTTAAAGATATTGAAGCTAATGGTGGTTTTATTGCTCAGTTAAAAGAAGGCATTATTCAGAAAAAAATTAAAGAAAGTGCAACCAAAGAACAAGAATTGTTTGATAATGGTAAAATTATATTATTGGGAACTAATAAACATCCTAATAAAGACGATAAAATGAAAGATGAATTAGAGTTATTTCCGTTTTTAAAAACTAACCCAAGAAAAACTTTAATTATTCCTATCATAGAAAAAAGACTTGCCGAAACTTTAGAACAAAACAGATTAAAAACCGAATAA
- the scpA gene encoding methylmalonyl-CoA mutase: MSRKDLQHITLKTDSKSAKPLTNTPFLTAEDIPVKSEYTKDDLKEVSHLDFVAGLAPNLRGPYSTMYVRRPWTIRQYAGFSTAEESNAFYRRNLEAGQKGLSVAFDLATHRGYDSDHERVVGDVGKAGVAIDSVEDMKVLFDQIPLDKMSVSMTMNGAVLPIMAFYIVAAEEQGVKPELLAGTIQNDILKEFMVRNTYIYPPTPSMKIISDIFEYTSKNMPKFNSISISGYHMQEAGATCDIELAYTLADGLEYIKKGLDAGMDIDTFAPRLSFFWAIGMNHFMEIAKMRAARMLWAKMVSQFNPKNEKSLALRTHCQTSGWSLTEQDPFNNVARTTIEAAAAAFGGTQSLHTNALDEAIALPTDFSARIARNTQIFLQEETNITKTVDPWAGSFYVEKLTHDISEKAWSLIEEVEALGGMTKAIEAGIPKLRIEEAAARKQARIDSGQDIIVGVNKYVLDQEDAITTLEVDNQTVRLQQIEGLEKIKAERNTDQVNKALANLTEAAKTGQENLLALAVIAARERATLGEISDALEAVFGRYKAQIKSFSGVYSKEIKDDKSFAKAKALADQFAEQDGRRPRIMIAKMGQDGHDRGAKVVATGYADVGFDVDIGPLFQTPHEAAKQAVENDVHILGVSSLAAGHKTLVPQVIEELKKYGREDIMVIVGGVIPKQDYQYLFDAGAVAVFGPGTKISEAAIKILEILID; encoded by the coding sequence ATGTCCAGAAAAGACCTTCAACATATAACGCTAAAAACAGATAGTAAAAGTGCTAAGCCTTTAACTAACACGCCTTTTTTAACTGCTGAAGACATACCTGTAAAATCAGAATACACCAAAGATGATTTAAAAGAGGTTAGTCATTTAGATTTTGTTGCTGGGTTAGCTCCAAACCTTCGTGGACCATATAGCACAATGTATGTTAGAAGACCATGGACCATACGCCAATATGCAGGTTTTAGTACTGCTGAAGAGAGCAATGCCTTCTATAGACGTAATCTAGAAGCAGGTCAAAAAGGACTATCCGTTGCATTTGATTTAGCCACACACAGAGGGTACGATTCCGATCACGAACGTGTAGTTGGTGACGTTGGTAAAGCAGGAGTTGCAATAGACTCTGTTGAGGACATGAAAGTTTTATTTGACCAAATACCGTTAGATAAAATGTCTGTATCTATGACTATGAATGGTGCAGTATTACCAATAATGGCGTTTTACATTGTAGCTGCAGAAGAGCAAGGTGTTAAACCAGAACTATTAGCTGGAACCATACAAAATGATATTTTAAAGGAGTTTATGGTGCGTAATACTTACATCTATCCTCCTACGCCTTCAATGAAAATTATATCGGATATTTTTGAATACACTAGCAAAAATATGCCTAAATTTAACAGTATAAGTATTTCGGGATACCATATGCAAGAAGCTGGTGCAACTTGTGATATCGAGCTGGCTTATACATTAGCAGATGGTCTAGAATATATTAAAAAAGGACTAGATGCAGGAATGGATATTGACACCTTTGCGCCTAGACTATCCTTTTTCTGGGCAATTGGCATGAATCATTTTATGGAAATTGCCAAAATGCGCGCTGCACGAATGCTTTGGGCTAAAATGGTAAGTCAATTTAATCCTAAAAACGAAAAAAGTTTAGCCTTACGTACACACTGTCAAACAAGTGGTTGGAGCTTAACAGAGCAAGATCCATTTAATAATGTGGCGCGTACAACTATTGAAGCAGCAGCTGCTGCATTTGGTGGTACACAAAGTTTACACACAAATGCTTTGGATGAAGCTATAGCTTTACCAACAGATTTTTCGGCACGTATTGCACGTAACACTCAAATATTTTTACAAGAAGAAACTAATATTACAAAAACAGTAGATCCTTGGGCTGGAAGTTTTTATGTAGAAAAACTAACTCATGATATTTCAGAAAAAGCATGGTCTTTAATTGAAGAAGTCGAAGCACTTGGAGGTATGACAAAAGCGATTGAAGCTGGTATACCTAAACTTCGTATTGAAGAAGCTGCTGCACGCAAACAAGCACGTATTGACTCTGGTCAAGATATAATTGTTGGTGTTAATAAATATGTTTTAGACCAAGAGGATGCAATTACAACTTTAGAAGTTGATAATCAAACTGTACGTCTACAACAAATTGAAGGTTTAGAAAAAATTAAAGCTGAAAGAAATACAGACCAAGTTAATAAAGCGCTAGCAAATTTAACCGAAGCTGCTAAAACAGGTCAAGAAAATTTATTAGCTTTAGCTGTAATAGCAGCTAGAGAACGTGCTACTTTAGGCGAAATAAGTGATGCATTAGAAGCTGTTTTTGGACGTTATAAAGCACAAATTAAATCTTTTTCAGGCGTGTATAGTAAAGAAATTAAAGACGATAAATCTTTTGCAAAAGCAAAAGCATTGGCAGATCAATTTGCAGAGCAAGATGGTCGTAGACCTCGTATTATGATTGCCAAAATGGGACAAGATGGACATGATCGTGGTGCAAAAGTTGTAGCTACAGGTTATGCAGATGTTGGTTTTGATGTGGATATTGGACCGTTATTTCAAACACCACATGAAGCCGCAAAACAGGCAGTAGAAAATGACGTACACATACTTGGTGTGTCATCTTTAGCTGCTGGACACAAAACATTAGTGCCTCAGGTTATTGAAGAGCTTAAAAAGTATGGTCGCGAAGATATTATGGTAATTGTAGGTGGTGTTATACCTAAACAAGATTACCAATATTTATTTGATGCTGGTGCTGTTGCTGTTTTTGGACCTGGAACTAAAATTAGCGAAGCTGCGATTAAGATTTTAGAGATTTTAATCGATTAG